The Arachis hypogaea cultivar Tifrunner chromosome 14, arahy.Tifrunner.gnm2.J5K5, whole genome shotgun sequence genome has a segment encoding these proteins:
- the LOC112741757 gene encoding mitochondrial thiamine diphosphate carrier 2 isoform X3, producing the protein MAMEEEEPSQLKRALIDSSAGAISGAISRTVTSPLDVIKIRFQVQLEPTSSWALLRKEISAPSKYTGMLQASKDIFREEGIRGFWRGNVPALLMVMPYTSIQFTVLHKLKSFASGSSKSENHINLSPYLSYVSGALAGCTATVGSYPFDLLRTILASQGEPKVYPNMRSAFVDIVKTRGFSGLYAGLSPTLVEIIPYAGLQFGTYDTFKRWAMAWNHTQYSNAIGEDSLSSFQLFLCGLAAGTCAKLVCHPLDVVKKRFQN; encoded by the exons ATGGCAATGGAGGAGGAAGAGCCGAGCCAGCTGAAGAGAGCGTTGATTGATTCCTCTGCTGGAGCTATTTCTGGTGCTATATCAAGAACAGTTACCTCTCCCCTTGATGTTATTAAGATTAGGTTCCAG GTTCAACTCGAGCCCACATCTTCATGGGCTTTACTACGCAAGGAAATTTCTGCACCATCAAAATATACTGGCATGCTTCAAGCAAGCAAAGATATCTTTAGAGAAGAAGGCATACGG GGTTTTTGGCGGGGCAATGTACCAGCTTTGCTCATGGTTATGCCATATACATCCATACAGTTCACAGTTTTGCACAAGTTAAAATCTTTTGCCTCTGGTTCTTCCAAATCAG AGAATCACATTAATTTGAGCCCTTATCTATCCTATGTGAGTGGGGCATTAGCTGGGTGTACAGCTACTGTAGGATCATATCCTTTTGATCTCCTTCGAACCATATTAGCTTCTCAAGGTGAACCGAAG GTTTATCCAAACATGAGGTCAGCATTCGTTGACATTGTTAAGACTCGTGGTTTCTCTGGCTTGTATGCCGGACTGTCACCAACGCTAGTTGAGATTATACCTTATGCAGGCCTACAATTTGGTACTTACGATACGTTTAAACGTTGGGCTATG GCATGGAACCACACTCAATACTCAAATGCTATTGGAGAAGATAGCCTATCTAGCTTTCAACTTTTCCTGTGTGGGTTGGCTGCTGGTACATGCGCTAAGCTTGTTTGTCATCCACTTGATGTAGTCAAGAAAAGATTTCAG AACTAG